The sequence AGACGCCAATGGCGTTCAGCCAGCAGTTCGGTGCGCTATATGCGGCCGGGCAGGGGGGCGTGCAAGTGGCTTCGGTCGAACCGCAAGCGGTGCAGCCGCGCATGGTGTACGAACCGGGTCATCCCTATGCCGATACCAAGGGCTTCGTGGCGTATCCGGGCGTCAATCATACGGCCGAGATGGTGAACCTGAATACGGCATTGCGTGCGTATGAAGCCAATGTGGTGGCCATGAACGCAGCCAAGACCATGGCCGCCCGCACACTTGAAATTGGAGGCCAGTAATGGTGATCGAATCGATAGCGGCAGCCGCGCTGGCCCAGCCCGGAGTGGCGCCTGTGAGCGTGCAGCCTCCCGCCGTAGGTTTCGGCCAGTGGTTTGCTGCAGAGCTCAAGTCGGTGAACACGAGCCTGGGGCTGGCTGATACGGACGTAAAAAAGTTGGCAGCGGGGGAAACCCAGAGCCTGCACGAGGTGATGATCCATCTCGAGGAGGCGAAGTTGTCGTTTCAGTTATTGGCGCAGGTGAGAAATCGTTTGCTGGACGCGTATCAAGAAGTAATGCGGATGCAGGTATAGGAGCAAGACGGTGACATCATTAGTACAAGCATGGCAGCGCCTGGCAATGCAGGCGCGCATCGGCATCATTGCCGGCATCGTCCTGATCGCCGGCCTGGTGATCAGCCTGGGGTTCTGGGCATACCGCGCCGATTATCAAGTGCTGTTTTCCGACGTGGCGCCGGCCGATGCCGCGGCGATGACCGCCGAACTCGATCGCATGAAAACGCCCTATCAACTGACCGATGGCGGCAATACCATCCTGGTACCGAAAGATCTCGTCTATAAAACCCGCCTCAAGTTGATGGGCAAGGAAATGCCATTGCATGGCGCGGTAGGTTTTGAAGTATTTAATAATGCCGATTTTGGCATGACCGAGTTTGTACAGAAGGTGAATTATCTGCGTGCGATTCAGGGCGAATTGACACGCACTATACTCTCCATCGAAGAAATTCAGGCCGCACGCGTGCACCTGGCGCTGCCGGAACAGGGACTGTTCAAGAAGGCCGTCACCAAGCCGAAGGCTTCGGTGACGCTGACCATGAAGGCCGGCCGTGTGCTTGGCGCAGCGCAGGTGGCAGGTATACAGCGGCTGGTCGCGGCATCCGTGCCCGATATTGTCAGCGATGATGTCACCGTGCTGAACCAGCATGGCGTGGCGCTGACGCGCATCGCGCAGGCGGACGGTGGCGAACAGGGCGTTTCGCAGCTCGATTCCAAGCGCAGCACGGAAGAATATCTGGTCAAGAAAGTGACCCAGGTGCTGGACCGCACCTTCGGTGCTGGCGAGACAGTAGCCAGCGTCGACGTCGTGCTCAATCTCGATCAGAGCAAGATCACGACGGAGGAAGTCTTGCCGGCCAGAGGGCTGGCGGCCGACGCCCAGCCTGCCGGCGTGATGGTACGCGACCGCCAGACCAGCCGCGAAGGCAATAGCGCACTGGCGACTGCGGAGCAAAAAGGGCAGGGTGTAGGCGGTAGTAGCAGCGAGTCCGACTACCAGGTCGGACGTCGTGTTGAGCAGCTGGTGCCGGCCAGTGGCGCCGTCAAGCGCATGACCGTGGCTGTGCTGGTGAAGCAGCCATTGAACGATGCCCAGTTGGAGCACCTGAAAGAAGTGGTCACGCTGGCCATTGGCTTCAACAGTCAGCGCGGTGACGCTGTGGTGGTGTATTCGATGGATAAATTCGCCCTTGCCGCCGAACGTGCGCCAGCAGTGGCGGCGCCTTCCGCCGATGTGCCACTGCAAGCGGCGCCGGTGACTGTCGCCACTACGCTGCAGTGGCCGGTAGCGGCCGTGCTGCTGGCTATATTGGCTGTGCTGGCCCTGGCATGCACGCTGTATCTGCTGTTCAAGCGCCGTAACCGCCGCCGCGCTGAAAAGCGGCTGGATCCCATCGCCCGGCAGCAATTGCTCAACGAGGTCAAGCAATGGATCGCCACCCCTGCGGGCGGCACCCTGTATGGAGAACGCAAGTGAGCGGGTATCGCCAGGCGGCCATCGCGCTGCATGCCGTCGGTGCTGCCGACCGACGGCTGATCCTGGCCGAACTGCCGACGGCCGACCGCATCACCTTGACCGGCTATTTACGCGAGTTGAAGGAGCTGGGGTTCGATGGTGCGGATGCGGATGAGGTGCTGTCGACACCTGTTGCTCCACCGCCAGCGGTCACTTCGCTTGACCGTATTATTGCTGCTACTCCCGAGACCATGTTTGCTATTTTTCAGTATGAACCGGCATCCCTGGTGGCGCAGTTCCTCGCACTGCAGGATTGGCCCTGGGCACCAGCGATGCTCGATCTGTTTCCTGCGCTGCAGCGCGAACGCATCCGCGCAGCGCGTCCCTCTCAGGTACCCGATGTGCCGGCGCGCCGGCGTTTCGTGTTCGATGCGGTGTTCGCACGTGTTGATGGCGCAGCTTGCCAGCCTTCACAAATGCGGCATGCCACTCCTTTAGTATCGTTATTGCGCAAAATGACATCATGGACCCGATAATCCGCGCGGCTACAGTGTCGTCCGTGCCGCGGCAGTTGCGCGGTGCGGTAAAGCGTGTCGAGGCGGCCCAGGCTGTGCCACTCGCTGCGCAGATTGCGAAAAATGTTTTGTCTCCACCAGTAGCGCCGGTGCCTGCACCGGTTCTTCCTCTAGTATCGGCTGAAGAGCGCCAGGCCTTTGATGGTGCGGTCAAGGAAGTGGCTGAGCTGAAGGCGCAATTGTTGCTCAGCAAGAAGAAACTCGATGAGGACGCGGCTGCAGTGCTGAAGGACGCGGAGCGCCGGGGCCTGGCGCAGGGGATGGAAAAGGGCGAGCGCGAGGCGTTGGCGCTGGTGGCACGTCAAATCGAAGTGCTGGCATCGCTGGCCGATGCCGTGGAAACGTCGCGCGCTCATGCTCTCGGGCAGGCAGAAGACATGCTGGTGGAAATCGCCCACGCGGCAGTGTGCCGCATGGTCGGTGCCACTGCTGCAAGCCGGGACACGCTGCTGGACATGGTACGCGCCATTGCGCGCGATGAACATGCTGCCAAACAATTGCACATACGCATGCATCCGCAAGACCTGGCTACGCTGCAGGACGACGACATGCAGCTCGACGCCCGCATTACCTTGCAGGCCGATAGTGCGGTGAAAATTGGCGGCTGCACGGTCGACAGCGATAAAGGCACGCTCGATGCACGCCTGGAAACCCAGCTATCCCGTCTTGGCGAGGCTTTGCTGGCTGTGAGGAACGGTGGTACGGCATGATGCGGGCTTACCTGGACGCCGTGCATCATGCCGAGTTGACTTGCCGCTCAGGGCATGTGCTGAGCATCTCCGGCCAAAGTATCGAAGCGCAGGGGCCAGATGTCAGCATCGGTGAAGTGTGCGAAGTGAGCCTGGCTCAGACGTCAGGCAAGCTGCTCGCCGAAGTGGTCGGCATGCGTCCCGGACGTGTCATCCTGATGCCCTATGGCGACTTGCGCGGTATTGCCGCCGGCAGCCGCGTCGAGGCCGTGCGCCAGGCACCTGGCATTCCGGTTGGAGCCAGCTTGCTGGGACGGGTCATCGACGCCTTTGGCGTGCCAATAGACGGCGGGGCGCCACTCGCATTGCAAAAAACGCGCAGTCTGCATGCCGCCCCGATCAATCCGCTGAGCCGGCCGCGCATCAAGGATTTGATGCACACGGGAGTACGTGCCATCGATACGATGCTGCCACTGGGGCGCGGCCAGCGCATGGGTATTTTTGCTGGCAGCGGCGTTGGCAAGAGCACCTTGCTGGGCATGCTGGCACGCGACGTCCAGGCTGATGTGAACGTAATTGCACTGATCGGTGAACGTGGGCGAGAAGTCCGCGAATTCGTGGAAAAGCAGCTGGGCCCCAAGGGGCTGGAGCGTAGTGTCGTGGTGGTGGCGACGTCGGACCAGCCTGCGCTGGTACGTACCCGTGCCGCGTACGCCGCGACCGCCATTGCCGAGCATTTTCGTGAGGAAGGGCGGCAGGTGCTGCTGATGATGGACTCGATTACCCGTTTTGCCATGGCACGGCGTGAAATCGGTCTTGCTGCGGGTGAACCGCCAACCGCGCGTGGATATACGCCGTCGGTCTTTTCCGACATTCCGGCCCTGTGCGAGCGCTGCGGCACAACCGATTCCGGTGGCGCCATCACTGCCCTGTACACAGTGCTGGTGGAAGGCGACGATTTCAACGAGCCCATTTCAGACATCGTGCGGGCCACACTGGACGGCCATATCATGCTGTCGCGCGAACTGGCACATGAAGGACATTTTCCATCGATCGATGTTTTGCAAAGCACCAGCCGCCTGGCTTCGGAGCTGGTGGGGCGCGAAGATCAGGACCTGATGCTGGCCGTGGTGGAAGTACTGTCCACTTACCAGCGTAACCGGCAGATGGTCGATATGGGGGCTTACCGCAGTGGCAGCAATGCGGCGATCGACCGCGCCATCGCCTTGCATCCGGCGATTATTCAGGTGTTGCGCCAGCCGGTACAGGAATCGACGACACGCGCTGAGGCCATGGTGCGCTTGCGGGCGGCACTCGTGGCAGGGAGCGGTACGTAATGGGCAGCGACCGCCGGTTCCAGTATGCCTTGCAGCCCATGCTGCTGACACGCCAATGGGAACTCGACCGCCTGCGCTCGGAGCTCGGCGAGATGAATACGGCATGGGCCGCACAAGACGCCTCGGTGAAGGCCCTGTTGCAACGTCAACAGGCATCGATGCAGGAGTGGGGCGGCCTCGAAGGCGCGACAGGACCGCTATCGGTGGACCGGTTTGTCATGCTGGCGCGCCATATCG comes from Janthinobacterium sp. 64 and encodes:
- the flgC gene encoding flagellar basal body rod protein FlgC, producing the protein MDYNAAFQISASGMRVEKLRLDVTAANIANMHNAAPSVAQLYRPMQVLAQQTPMAFSQQFGALYAAGQGGVQVASVEPQAVQPRMVYEPGHPYADTKGFVAYPGVNHTAEMVNLNTALRAYEANVVAMNAAKTMAARTLEIGGQ
- the fliE gene encoding flagellar hook-basal body complex protein FliE, which gives rise to MVIESIAAAALAQPGVAPVSVQPPAVGFGQWFAAELKSVNTSLGLADTDVKKLAAGETQSLHEVMIHLEEAKLSFQLLAQVRNRLLDAYQEVMRMQV
- the fliF gene encoding flagellar basal-body MS-ring/collar protein FliF, coding for MTSLVQAWQRLAMQARIGIIAGIVLIAGLVISLGFWAYRADYQVLFSDVAPADAAAMTAELDRMKTPYQLTDGGNTILVPKDLVYKTRLKLMGKEMPLHGAVGFEVFNNADFGMTEFVQKVNYLRAIQGELTRTILSIEEIQAARVHLALPEQGLFKKAVTKPKASVTLTMKAGRVLGAAQVAGIQRLVAASVPDIVSDDVTVLNQHGVALTRIAQADGGEQGVSQLDSKRSTEEYLVKKVTQVLDRTFGAGETVASVDVVLNLDQSKITTEEVLPARGLAADAQPAGVMVRDRQTSREGNSALATAEQKGQGVGGSSSESDYQVGRRVEQLVPASGAVKRMTVAVLVKQPLNDAQLEHLKEVVTLAIGFNSQRGDAVVVYSMDKFALAAERAPAVAAPSADVPLQAAPVTVATTLQWPVAAVLLAILAVLALACTLYLLFKRRNRRRAEKRLDPIARQQLLNEVKQWIATPAGGTLYGERK
- a CDS encoding FliH/SctL family protein; protein product: MDPIIRAATVSSVPRQLRGAVKRVEAAQAVPLAAQIAKNVLSPPVAPVPAPVLPLVSAEERQAFDGAVKEVAELKAQLLLSKKKLDEDAAAVLKDAERRGLAQGMEKGEREALALVARQIEVLASLADAVETSRAHALGQAEDMLVEIAHAAVCRMVGATAASRDTLLDMVRAIARDEHAAKQLHIRMHPQDLATLQDDDMQLDARITLQADSAVKIGGCTVDSDKGTLDARLETQLSRLGEALLAVRNGGTA
- a CDS encoding FliI/YscN family ATPase — its product is MMRAYLDAVHHAELTCRSGHVLSISGQSIEAQGPDVSIGEVCEVSLAQTSGKLLAEVVGMRPGRVILMPYGDLRGIAAGSRVEAVRQAPGIPVGASLLGRVIDAFGVPIDGGAPLALQKTRSLHAAPINPLSRPRIKDLMHTGVRAIDTMLPLGRGQRMGIFAGSGVGKSTLLGMLARDVQADVNVIALIGERGREVREFVEKQLGPKGLERSVVVVATSDQPALVRTRAAYAATAIAEHFREEGRQVLLMMDSITRFAMARREIGLAAGEPPTARGYTPSVFSDIPALCERCGTTDSGGAITALYTVLVEGDDFNEPISDIVRATLDGHIMLSRELAHEGHFPSIDVLQSTSRLASELVGREDQDLMLAVVEVLSTYQRNRQMVDMGAYRSGSNAAIDRAIALHPAIIQVLRQPVQESTTRAEAMVRLRAALVAGSGT